In Halosimplex halophilum, the genomic stretch GTCGCCCACGGCGTCTTCGACGACGGGCGCTGTCGGCTCCCGCTCGCCCGCGACCTGGCCGACGACTACGACGTGATCGTCTACGACGCCCGCGGCCACGGCCAGTCGTCGGCGCCCGAGTCGGGTTACGACGCCGACACCCGGGCGGCCGACCTGATCGGCCTGCTCGAAGGACTCGGCGTCGCCGACCCGATCCTCTTCGGCCACTCGATGGGCGGGGATACCGTGCTCGCGGCCGCCGCGCTCGATCCGGGCCGGCCGCGGGCCGTCGTCGCGGTCGACCCCGCCTGTCTGCTGGGCCACAACGCCGACAACCGCGGCGACGAACGCATGGACGAGGCGGAGGTCGAGGGGATCCGCCAGCGGATCCTGTGGTGGCAGGACCACACCAAGGCCGAACTGCTGGAGGCCGACGACGAACTCGCCGGCCACGTCGCCGACGGCGACGAGGAGCTCGCGAGTCTACTGGCCGACGCCCGCCTGCGAGTCAGCCCGAACATCACCGGGGTATTCACCAGCGGCTGGGTCGACCCCGAGGACGCCTTCCCCGATATCGAGGCGCCGACGCTGGTCGTCCGCGCCGACGTGGACGAGGCGGCGCGCGAGCGCGACCGCGATGCCGTCGACCTGCTCCCCGACGGCCGCCTGCTGCACGTCGACGACGCCGGCCACTGCGTCTTCCGCGACCGCCGCGCGTTCGCGACCGAACGGCTCCGGAGCTTCCTCGACGACATCTGACCGGGGGAGTGCGGCACTGCCGGGGACCGCCGACGGGACCGCCGCTGCCACCGCTGGCGACCGACTGTGTGCGGTCAGGAAGCGTGTCGCGCCGCGGACGCGGCGCGACCGGGGAGGAGTGGTGGCGCCCTCGCGAGCGCGCTCCGTCGCGCTCGCTACCGGCGGTCCGCGGTTGCGTTGCCGGGCGGAGCGGTCGCGGTGCTATGCGGGTGCAGCGCGGTCCTGGCGGACTGAAAGGGCAAGGCGCGAGCGCGCCGAGGGCTTTCACCGCCTGTCGTCGAGTGCGGTAGATACGACAGATAGCGGGCGTGACGAGCACATCCACCACTGCCGACAGCTCCTCTCACCACTAGAACGAACCGACGACAATCGCCGGCGCCCACGGCCTTTAGAGGCGGGGCGTCCTTTGGTCGGGCGATGGAAGTCACCCTCCTCGGGACCGGCGACACGACGGGGACGCCGACGCCCGGCTGCGACTGCGAGACCTGCCGGCGGGCGGTCGACCGCGGCGTCGAGCGCTCGCGGTTCTCAGTGCACGTCCGCAACGAGCGCACCGGCGAGTCGCTGCTGGTCGACACCAGCCCGGACTTCCGCCACCAGTTCCTCGGCCACGACGTACCGCTGCCCGACGCCGCCGTGATCACGCACATCCACTTCGACCACCTCGACGGCCTCGGGCACGCCTACCGGCTGTTCGACAGCCTGCCCGTCCACGCCGCCGACGAGCGCGACCCCGAGACGGGCGAGAG encodes the following:
- a CDS encoding alpha/beta fold hydrolase → MPIETRPPADWTAGHVEVAEGVRLHYDRSGGDGPPLVVAHGVFDDGRCRLPLARDLADDYDVIVYDARGHGQSSAPESGYDADTRAADLIGLLEGLGVADPILFGHSMGGDTVLAAAALDPGRPRAVVAVDPACLLGHNADNRGDERMDEAEVEGIRQRILWWQDHTKAELLEADDELAGHVADGDEELASLLADARLRVSPNITGVFTSGWVDPEDAFPDIEAPTLVVRADVDEAARERDRDAVDLLPDGRLLHVDDAGHCVFRDRRAFATERLRSFLDDI